Below is a window of Camelina sativa cultivar DH55 chromosome 11, Cs, whole genome shotgun sequence DNA.
ATTTGCAACCGATGCGCCACGACTACTTTGTGAGACCTCTTAAAAAAGTGGTTCACGATATCCTCACCGATATTCGGAGGGTCAGGGATCTAGTTATTACTAGTGATATTTTGAAGGTTTACATCTCAAAGTTTGAGAATATNGAGGAGGCTATGTGCCAAAAGATAATAATGATTTTAGGTGGTTGCTGCTATGTGCCAAAagataataatgattttttaattaattgtaaaggAATATTCCACAATTATGTGtacatatcataaaaataaaaataagaacaataaaTTCATTAGTGTCTCGAGCTCTCTAACgatgacacatcagcattttcttgagaatgcttctctattaatatatagaggattaCCATTTCTATTTTGAATGTGATGGATACTTGCATTATTTAATCAAGCAGGAACCTGTTTGAAGTACAGAGAAGCAAAGCcaaaagttttataataaagaagatGGATTCTAATTTCAATCAGATATTAAAGATCATACATCAAGTTGCTTTCAAGGTTTCTATGTCAATGCAGTTTTCAATAACGAGAGTTATGTCGCTCATGAAATGAACTAGTAAGGTAAACTTGGGTAATCATAATGCAAGTTGAGAAACCGATGTTCAGTTATCTTAGACTTACTAGTGATACCACACTTGAGAAACTTATCTCAGGCTCTCCAGTTCTGGAAGATTTAAAACTCTTTGGATGTTTGAATCATAATGCAATACAAGTTCGCTCTCATACGCTAAAGAGAATCAACCTGGATATGGATGAGTCTAGTGGATTTGTTATCGATGCACCTCTACTCCAGTGTTTGAGTACTAAGATAGCCTCAACAAAAGACTTTCAGATCATTAGTTCAGTTTTCCTTGCCAAACTAGATATTGATTTGCAACCGATGCGCCACGACTACTTTGTGAGACCTCTTAAAAAAGTGGTTCACGATATCCTCACCGATATTCGGAGGGTCAGGGATCTAGTTATTACTAGTGATATTTTGAAGGTTTACATCTCAAAGTTtgagaatat
It encodes the following:
- the LOC104728853 gene encoding F-box/FBD/LRR-repeat protein At1g51370-like, with product MQVEKPMFSYLRLTSDTTLEKLISGSPVLEDLKLFGCLNHNAIQVRSHTLKRINLDMDESSGFVIDAPLLQCLSTKIASTKDFQIISSVFLAKLDIDLQPMRHDYFVRPLKKVVHDILTDIRRVRDLVITSDILKEFFLYSKSRTVRQFRNLSRLNARFAKCDLEMLPADVSDIFKYYSSIRDEEKREPNVVFGAVPRCLESSLKFVELKLSFIRDEGEMELARYFLENSTILEKLRLNVCRREKSKCDYLNELVAMKRSCSSACEVLVL